One part of the Pecten maximus chromosome 1, xPecMax1.1, whole genome shotgun sequence genome encodes these proteins:
- the LOC117339006 gene encoding extensin-like has translation MERKPGLMTISHPTTPHPTTPNWKIPHLTTPHPTTPHPTTPHPTTPHQTTPYPTTPNQKIPHPTTHTRQPHNKQPHTQQPHTQQPHTRQPHTQQPHTQQPHTRQPHTRQPHTRQPTPNNPIPNNHTPNNPTPDNPHPTTPLPTTPHPTTPYPTTPYPTTPHPTTPHPNNPIPNNHTPDNLTPNNPTPNNPTPNNPTPQHPTPTTPHPTTTPHPTTPYPTNPIPNNPTPDNPHQTTPYPTHNNHTQHNPTPNNPTPNNPTPDNPTTNNPTPDNPHPNNPTPNNPTPDKPHTKQPHTQQPHTNNPPNNPKPENPTPNNPTPNNPTPDNLTPNNPIPNNPKPENPTPNNPTPKNPTPENPTPNNPTPNNPTSDNPTTDNPTPFNLTSNNPHT, from the exons ATGGAGAGGAAACCAGGATTGATG ACAATCTCACACCCAACAACCCCACACCCAACAACCCCAAACTGGAAAATCCCACACCTAACAACCCCACATCCGACAACCCCACACCCAACAACCCCACACCCGACAACCCCACACCAAACAACCCCATACCCAACAACCCCAAACCAGAAAATCCCACACCCAACAACCCACACCCGACAACCCCACAACAAACAACCCCATACCCAACAACCACACACCCAACAACCCCACACCCGACAACCCCACACCCAACAACCCCACACCCAACAACCCCATACCCGACAACCCCATACCCGACAACCCCACACCCGACAACCCACACCAAACAATCCCATACCCAACAACCACACACCCAACAACCCCACACCCGACAACCCACACCCAACAACCCCACTACCGACAACCCCACACCCAACAACCCCATACCCAACAACCCCATACCCGACAACCCCACACCCGACAACCCCACACCCAAACAATCCCATACCCAACAACCACACACCTGACAATCTCACACCCAACAACCCCACACCCAACAACCCCACACCCAACAACCCCACACCCCAACACCCCACACCGACAACCCCACACCCCACAACAACCCCACACCCAACAACCCCATACCCAACAAACCCCATACCCAACAACCCCACACCCGACAACCCACACCAAACAACCCCATACCCAACACACAACAACCACACCCAACACAACCCCACACCCAACAACCCCACACCCAACAACCCCACACCCGACAACCCCACAACCAACAACCCCACACCCGACAACCCACACCCAAACAACCCCACACCCAACAACCCCACACCCGACAAACCCCACACCAAACAACCCCATACCCAACAACCACACACCAACAACCCACCCAACAACCCCAAACCGGAAAATCCCACACCCAACAACCCCACACCCAACAACCCCACACCCGACAACCTCACACCAAACAACCCCATACCCAACAACCCCAAACCGGAAAATCCCACACCCAACAACCCCACACCCAAAAACCCCACACCGGAAAATCCCACACCCAACAACCCCACACCCAACAACCCCACATCCGACAACCCCACAACCGACAATCCCACACCCTTCAATCTCACATCCAACAACCCCCACACCTGA
- the LOC117330030 gene encoding uncharacterized protein LOC117330030: MDRISTEKGRLDDKGSRRMSVLLSRYLDREFHLAQNVVNFKRKSLLATEWLSNDDNSNMHQFHTGSRSEGVSMLNSDIDIMYIDRLVTVLYPDQPITQNNQHKTILHIRGVDNCRPGFVALELCRGGKKCRRTLLYSLVEVGGKVFVSSDMFRERNRMQLKVGKVLSRSNGPSNTLDILSGIDTVVCFPCDNWPREADDWISRTRLHGWPSENLISKIRQKGCHLVPIGDKCYENTGLQWRLTFVTAERRLVHSLSHIQFQVYILLKYFLKQIQGTLKDTIGDADILCSYFMKTLIFFAVENSRHLFWQERNLFYCFWFCFNILIEWVLVGYCPNYFIPTNNMFQRKVHGQHQQKLLEILNKYHRMKWMCLSVGKYFPPIANSLFNAKTQAELQFSNVTQEIDFNMDIAVRSSCRKGTIDTRNPLKTMAKALHLMSKSQTQCDEVRSYCCAMEMLSQIAGNRVNQGNAEPVTGNKSRYTNIRKCKRWMIPWASLGTNMLYLATFYFLLGDFRKSLQMCEEVAKLASCFKNNVIHRSQEEKARYVQKYSGHGHTLLSRCKKEFIDILMFSKEEPWLCLPQLHSELSNCTHHIHIPPLPYALFLSFLCRHELGDTRRRDAALADLIVVKYDREQGGHRNRMLITFLEICYQTIGDTRRAARAYQDSQDALAAGNFP, from the exons ATGGACAG GATCTCTACAGAGAAAGGGAGACTAGATGACAAGGGGAGTAGAAGGATGTCTGTTCTTTTATCGAGATATCTGGACCGGGAATTTCACCTTGCACAAAATGTAGTGAACTTCAAGAGGAAAAGTCTGCTCGCGACTGAATGGTTGTCAAATGATGACAATAGTAATATGCATCAGTTTCATACTGGGAGTCGCTCGGAGGGCGTCAGCATGCTCAATTCtgatattgatataatgtatatagatagacTTGTAACAGTATTGTACCCTGACCAGCCTATAACCCAAAACAACCAACACAAGACAATTCTGCATATAAGAGGGGTGGACAATTGCCGACCTGGTTTTGTAGCTCTTGAGTTGTGTCGCGGAGGAAAGAAATGTCGACGAACACTATTGTACTCACTAGTAGAAGTTGGCGGTAAAGTATTTGTCTCAAGTGATATGTTCAGAGAACGAAACCGCATGCAACTAAAAGTAGGAAAGGTGCTAAGCAGGTCCAATGGTCCAAGTAACACACTCGATATTTTGTCAGGTATTGACACCGTCGTTTGCTTCCCGTGTGATAATTGGCCCAGAGAAGCCGATGATTGGATATCTCGCACACGTCTTCATGGTTGGCCAAGTGAAAACTTGATTAGCAAAATTCGGCAAAAAGGCTGTCACCTTGTCCCAATAGGAGACAAATGCTACGAGAACACGGGTTTACAGTGGCGGCTCACATTTGTAACTGCGGAGCGACGTTTGGTCCATTCACTTAGTCACATCCAATTCCAAGTGTACATCCTgctgaaatatttcttaaaacagATACAAGGAACATTGAAGGACACCATTGGTGATGCAGATATACTGTGCTCATATTTTATGAAAACTCTGATATTTTTCGCAGTCGAAAACTCCCGCCATCTGTTCTGGCAGGAGAGGAACTTGTTTTACTGTTTCTGGTTTTGCTTCAATATACTGATCGAGTGGGTATTGGTAGGGTACTGTCCAAACTATTTCATCCCTACCAACAACATGTTCCAAAGGAAAGTCCACGGGCAACACCAACAAAAGCTATTGGAAATTCTAAACAAATATCACAGGATGAAATGGATGTGTCTCTCAGTTGGGAAGTACTTTCCTCCCATTGCAAACAGTTTGTTCAATGCCAAGACACAAGCAGAACTTCAGTTTTCAAATGTTACACAGGAAATCGACTTTAATATGGATATCGCAGTCAGGAGCAGTTGCAGGAAAGGTACTATTGATACTCGGAATCCATTGAAAACGATGGCGAAGGCGCTACATTTAATGTCGAAATCACAAACACAATGTGACGAGGTCAGGTCATACTGTTGTGCCATGGAAATGCTGTCCCAAATAGCAGGCAACCGCGTTAATCAAGGAAACGCAGAACCAGTCACAGGCAACAAATCAAGGTATACAAATATTAGAAAATGCAAACGTTGGATGATTCCGTGGGCATCACTCGGAACTAATATGCTGTATCTTGCTACTTTTTACTTCCTGTTAGGAGACTTCAGAAAATCACTGCAGATGTGCGAAGAAGTGGCGAAGCTTGCGTCTTGTTTCAAGAATAATGTGATACATAGATCACAAGAAGAAAAGGCAAGATATGTTCAGAAATACTCTGGACATGGACACACCTTACTATCTAGGTGTAAGAAAGAATTCATCGACATCTTAATGTTTTCAAAAGAAGAACCTTGGCTATGTCTTCCCCAGCTTCATTCAGAACTATCGAATTgcacacatcacatacatatcCCGCCCCTTCCTTATGCCCTGTTTCTGTCATTTCTGTGCCGGCATGAACTTGGAGACACCAGAAGGCGTGATGCTGCACTAGCCGACCTCATAGTGGTCAAGTATGATCGCGAGCAAGGTGGACATCGGAATAGGATGTTAATAACATTTCTGGAAATATGTTACCAAACTATAGGAGACACTCGCAGGGCAGCCAGGGCCTACCAGGACTCGCAAGACGCTTTGGCTGCTGGTAACTTTCCGTAG
- the LOC117330041 gene encoding LOW QUALITY PROTEIN: xylosyltransferase 1-like (The sequence of the model RefSeq protein was modified relative to this genomic sequence to represent the inferred CDS: deleted 1 base in 1 codon) → MGRYICRRCFKYKKLSICAITILFLQFTMFYMFSFDKDFRDGKIGNKNGKDPPDPVKVQRTFTQTLDNHFKDNNNTIDIPLAYSPKCVISGKEAMSAINRSKTPGCKQEIADVYCLAEEGKLYPSSLPNNCPFKGTNSKGQYLGCYSDSMHARDLRFIKEFPEDNSPTKCTNFCLLLGYVYAGLQYSKECWCGNHYGTHQKDEGGKCSSHCPGNPEQKCGGYLANSVYSTGLSTKILSEASLVSEEAQLEMQDEMVKIVFVFTVNGRAVRQIRRLIKAVYHRDHYYYIHVDKRQEYLFRELLPLEKQFSNIHLARTRFATIWGGASLLQAHLHFLQELLAMKDWKWDYYLNLSESDYPLKRLKALELFLTKHKGYTFLKSHGRETMRFIQKQGLENTFLECDNHLWRVARRTFPAGFRLDGGSDWVALHREFSVYASQSKSKLVSGLKQVFKYTLLPVESFFHTLIHNSPFCDKCVDNNLHMTNWRRRKGCKCQYKHIVDWCGCSPNDLKSSDFDRLLAYEHRPIFFSRKFEAIVNQDIINSLDIYLFGKTNEEMSDHYWQNEYHHLDVNTKKKDEHHSFYMSFLRRAASDLELQAQCRIRPQKLLEVHLLYIRDHFSGVLTLYEALDENTKNIVTMETHVQWVKSYSVIKPVGAIGRLISLEVGTEFDLKELIFRNYAQLLGPYSDLALRHVWGQGKEVTVSIAWIDPANIVAASYEVTVPKSSVEYVGNHKPQLSVPLRPGVWTVKLMHHWTILAETKFLVIPLTMLNGQPINPVEAELSHGGPKEFYASKDFSEFRNVLKINASNLFLNEAISNSKKTGTALESWIDNLTEEFWSIQSTCSIDAEHCPQIDLCDTTSWSSRSPDPKSEIRTMDVHTGHLVS, encoded by the exons AATGGAAAAGACCCACCTGACCCTGTAAAAGTTCAGCGGACATTTACACAGACATTAGATAATCATTTTAAAGACAATAATAACACCATCGACATACCACTAGCTTATTCCCCAAAGTGTGTCATTTCTGGCAAGGAAGCTATGTCAGCCATCAACCGCTCAAAAACACCGGGATGTAAGCAAGAGATTGCAGATGTCTACTGCCTAGCCGAGGAAGGCAAACTTTACCCAAGCAGTCTTCCAAACAATTGTCCATTTAAAG GCACAAACAGTAAAGGCCAGTACCTaggttgttacagtgacagtatgCATGCACGTGACTTAAGGTTTATCAAAGAATTTCCAGAGGACAATTCACCGACCAAATGCACAAACTTTTGTTTACTTTTAG GGTATGTTTATGCTggtttacagtacagtaaagAGTGTTGGTGTGGGAATCATTATGGAACACACCAAAAGGATGAGGGAGGAAAGTGTAGTAGTCATTGTCCAGGCAACCCAGAACAAAAATGTGGTGGATACCTGGCCAACAGTGTCTACAGCACTGGTCTTAGTA CTAAAATACTTTCCGAAGCATCCTTAGTATCAGAAGAGGCACAATTAGAGATGCAAGATGAGATGGTGAAaattgtgtttgttttcacCGTGAATGGACGAGCTGTTCGACAGATCCGTAGACTGATTAAGGCTGTATATCATCGTGATCATTACTACTACATACATGTTGATAAG AGGCAAGAGTACCTATTCcgagagttacttccccttgaAAAACAGTTTTCAAACATCCACCTGGCACGTACACGGTTTGCAACAATTTGGGGAGGGGCAAGTCTTCTTCAGGCCCACCTCCATTTTCTACAGGAACTGCTAGCCATGAAGGATTGGAAGTGGGACTATTACCTCAATCTGAGTGAGAGTGACTATCCATTGAA GCGGTTGAAAGCATTGGAGCTATTCTTAACCAAACACAAAGGTTATACATTCCTGAAATCTCATGGCAGGGAAACAATGCG GTTTATACAGAAACAGGGATTGGAGAACACCTTTTTGGAGTGTGACAACCACTTGTGGAGGGTAGCACGCCGAACATTTCCCGCTGGTTTTCGTCTGGATGGAGGTAGTGACTGGGTCGCTCTCCATCGGGAATTCAGTGTCTATGCCTCACAATCAAAGTCTAAGCTGGTATCTGGTCTAAAGCAGGTGTTCAAATACACACTACTTCCAGTAGAg TCTTTCTTTCACACGCTGATCCACAACAGCCCATTCTGTGACAAGTGTGTTGACAATAACTTACACATGACCAACTGGCGTAGACGA AAGGGCTGTAAGTGTCAGTATAAACACATTGTCGACTGGTGTGGCTGCTCTCCCAATGATCTCAAGTCCAGTGACTTTGACAGACTCCTG gCCTATGAGCATAGGCCTATATTCTTTTCAAGAAAGTTTGAAGCCATTGTCAACCAAGATATCATCAACAGTTTGGACATCTACCTTTTTGGAAAGACAAACGAAG AAATGAGTGACCATTACTGGCAAAATGAGTACCACCACTTAGATGTAAATACAAAAAAGAAAGATGAACACCATTCTTTCTACATGTCCTTTCTCCGACGAGCAGctagtgaccttgaacttcaagCTCAATGTCGTATTCGTCCACAAAAACTGCTGGAGGTGCATCTTCTGTATATCCGTGACCATTTCAGTGGAGTTCTTACTCTCTACGAGGCTTTGGATGAAAACACCAAAAATATTGTAACCATGGAGACACATGTGCAATGGGTGAAAAGTTACTCTGTGATAAAACCAGTAGGAGCAATCGGAAGACTTATAAGTCTTGAG GTTGGAACTGAGTTTGACTTGAAAGAATTGATATTTAGAAATTATGCCCAGCTTTTAGGGCCTTACAGTGACCTTGCCTTGCGACATGTTTGGGGTCAAGGTAAAGAAGTCACAGTCTCCATAGCATGGATCGATCCCGCCAACATCGTAGCAGCATCTTACGAAGTGACTGTACCAAAATCAAGTGTTGAATATGTAGGTAATCACAAACCACAATTATCAGTCCCTCTGCGACCTGGGGTGTGGACTGTGAAACTGATGCACCACTGGACCATTCTCGCAGAAACAAAATTTCTTGTTATTCCTCTCACAATGTTGAATGGCCAACCTATTAATCCAGTGGAAGCAGAATTATCTCATGGTGGGCCAAAGGAATTTTACGCATCAAAGGACTTCTCAGAATTCAGGAATGTCCTGAAAATTAACGCATCCAACTTGTTTTTAAATGAAGCTATATCTAATAGTAAAAAGACAGGAACCGCTTTGGAATCTTGGATTGACAATTTAACAGAGGAATTCTGGTCAATACAATCCACTTGCTCTATTGATGCAGAACACTGTCCTCAAATTGACCTTTGTGATACAACTTCTTGGAGTTCAAGGTCACCCGATCCTAAATCTGAAATCCGAACCATGGATGTTCATACAGGGCACTTGGTCAGCTGA